From one Physeter macrocephalus isolate SW-GA chromosome 18, ASM283717v5, whole genome shotgun sequence genomic stretch:
- the EHMT2 gene encoding histone-lysine N-methyltransferase EHMT2 isoform X6 — protein sequence MAAAAGAVAAATAEGEAPAEMGALVLEKEPRGATERVHGSLGDTPRSEEILPKANPDSLETAGPSSPASVTVTVGDEGADTPVGATPLIGDEPENLEGDGDLHGGRILMGHATKSFPSSPSKGGACPSRAKMSMTGAGKSPPSVQSLAMRLLSMPGAQGATAAGPEPPPATASPEGQPKVHRARKTMSKPGNGQPPVPEKRPPEVQHFRMSDDVHSLGKVTSDVAKRRKLNSGGGLSEELGSARGSREVTLEKGDPGSLEEWETVVGDDFSLYYDSYSVDERVDSDSKSEVEALAEQLSEEEEEEEEEEEEEEEEEEEEEEEEEDEESGNQSDRSGSSGRRKAKKKWRKDSPWVKPSRKRRKREPPRAKEPRGVNGVGSSGPSEYMEVPLGSLELPSEGTLSPNHAGVSNDTSSLETERGFEELPLCSCRMEAPKIDRISERAGHKCMATESVDGELSGCNAAILKRETMRPSSRVALMVLCETHRARMVKHHCCPGCGYFCTAGTFLECHPDFRVAHRFHKACVSQLNGMVFCPHCGEDASEAQEVTIPRGEGVTPPAGTAAPAPPPLAQDAPGRADTSQPSARMRGQGEPRRPPCDPLADTIDSSGPSLTLPNGGCLSAVGLPPGPGREALEKALVIQESERRKKLRFHPRQLYLSVKQGELQKVILMLCWSEHQCCGQAAADAADGGRGEQPPGGRSLHGAARGLRLQQGGRRLHLPPPRSQNWESGDGQPAAQHGTGGRQRPGQWGVDAHHLGRRAQAHRGDPHAADTGRRRHPHRQRGEHLPALGLLHRQRRHRRGSPERPLRPPCCQLPRGHAPTHCSPGELPRLCALNRKLRLGVGNRAIRTEKIICRDVARGYENVPIPCVNGVDGEPCPEDYKYISENCETSTMNIDRNITHLQHCTCVDDCSSSNCLCGQLSIRCWYDKDGRLLQEFNKIEPPLIFECNQACSCWRNCKNRVVQSGIKVRLQLYRTAKMGWGVRALQTIPQGTFICEYVGELISDAEADVREDDSYLFDLDNKDGEVYCIDARYYGNISRFINHLCDPNIIPVRVFMLHQDLRFPRIAFFSSRDIRAGEELGFDYGDRFWDIKSKYFTCQCGSEKCKHSAEAIALEQSRLARLDPHPELLPELGSLPPVNP from the exons atggcggcggcggcgggagctgTAGCGGCGGCGACCGCCGAG gggGAGGCCCCCGCTGAGATGGGGGCGCTGGTGCTGGAGAAGGAGCCCAGAGGAGCCACCGAGAGAG TTCATGGCTCTTTGGGGGACACCCCTCGTAGTGAGGAGATCCTGCCCAAGGCCAACCCCGACTCCCTGGAGACTGCTGGCCCCTCATCCCCAGCCTCTGTCACGGTCACCGTCGGCGATGAGGGGGCTGACACCCCTGTAGGGGCCACACCACTCATTGGGGATGAACCCGAGAATCTCGAGGGAGATGGGGACCTTCATGGGGGCCGCATCCTGATGG GCCATGCCACGAAGTCATTCCCGTCTTCCCCCAGTAAGGGGGGTGCTTGTCCCAGCCGAGCCAAGATGTCAATGACAGGGGCCGGAAAATCACCCCCATCAGTCCAGAGTTTGGCTATGAGGCTGCTGAGTATGCCGGGGGCCCAGGGGGCAACAGCAGCAGGGCCTGAACCCCCTCCGGCCACAGCCAGCCCGGAGGGGCAGCCCAAGGTCCATCGAGCCAGGAAAACCATGTCCAAACCAGGAAATGGACAG cccccagtccctGAGAAGCGGCCCCCTGAAGTGCAGCATTTCCGCATGAGTGATGACGTGCACTCGCTGGGGAAGGTGACCTCAG atGTGGCCAAAAGGAGGAAGCTGAACTCAGGAGGTGGCCTG TCAGAGGAGTTGGGCTCTGCACGGGGTTCGAGAGAAGTGACCCTGGAGAAGGGGGACCCCGGGTCCCTGGAGGAGTGGGAAACGGTGGTGGGGGATGACTTCAGCCTCTACTACGACTCCTACTCTGTGGATGAGCGGGTGGACTCTGACAGCAAG TCTGAGGTTGAAGCTCTGGCTGAACAACtgagtgaggaagaggaagaggaggaggaggaagaagaggaggaggaagaggaggaggaggaagaggaagaagaagaggaagatgaagagtCAGGCAATCAGTCTGACAGG agTGGTTCCAGTGGCCGGCGCAAAGCCAAAAAGAAATGGCGGAAGGACAGCCCGTGGGTGAAGCCATCACGGAAACGGCGGAAGCGGGAGCCTCCGAGGGCCAAGGAGCCACGAG gAGTGAATGGTGTGGGCTCCTCAGGCCCCAGTGAGTACATGGAGGTCCCTCTGGGGTCCCTGGAGCTGCCCAGCGAGGGGACCCTCTCTCCCAACCACGCTG GGGTGTCCAATGACACGTCTTCGCTGGAGACAGAGCGTGGGTTTGAGGAGTTGCCCCTCTGCAGCTGCCGCATGGAGGCACCCAAGATAGACCGCATCAGCGAGAGAGCGGGGCACAAGTGCATGGCCACGGAGAGTGTGGATGGAGAG CTATCGGGCTGCAACGCTGCAATCCTCAAGCGGGAGACCATGAGACCGTCCAGCCGCGTGGCACTGATGGTGCTCTGTGAGACCCACCGCGCCCGCATGGTCAAACACCACTGCTGCCCAGGCTGTGGCTACTTCTGCACGGCG GGCACCTTCCTGGAGTGTCACCCCGACTTCCGAGTGGCCCACCGCTTCCACAAGGCCTGTGTGTCCCAGCTGAACGGGATGGTCTTCTGTCCCCACTGTGGGGAGGACGCATCTGAGGCCCAGGAGGTGACCATCCCCCGGGGGGAAGGGGTGACCCCACCGGCTGGCactgcagcccctgcccccccgcccctgGCCCAGGATGCCCCTGGGAGAGCGGACACTTCCCAGCCCAG TGCCCGGATGCGCGGACAGGGGGAGCCCCGGCGTCCACCCTGCGACCCCCTGGCTGACACCATCGACAGCTCGGGGCCCTCCCTAACCCTGCCCAATGGGGGCTGCCTCTCAGCTGTGGGTCTGCCACCTGGCCCAGGCCGGGAGGCCCTGGAAAAGGCCCTGGTCATCCAGGAGTCAGAGAG GCGGAAGAAACTCCGTTTCCACCCCCGGCAGCTGTACCTGTCCGTGAAGCAAGGGGAGCTGCAGAAGGTGATCCTGATGCTGT GCTGGAGCGAACATCAATGCTGTGGACAAGCAGCAGCGGACGCCGCTGATGGAGGCCGTGGTGAACAACCACCTGGAGGTCGCTCGCTACATGGTGCAGCGCGGGGGCTGCGTCTACAGCAAG GAGGAAGACGGCTCCACCTGCCTCCACCACGCAGCCAAAATTGGGAATCTGGAGATGGTCAGCCTGCTGCTCAGCACGGGACAGGTGGACGTCAACGCCCAG gaCAGTGGGGGGTGGACGCCCATCATCTGGGCCGCAGAGCACAAGCACATCGAGGTGATCCGCATGCTGCTGACACGGGGCGCCGACGTCACCCTCACAGACAAC GAGGAGAACATCTGCCTGCACTGGGCCTCCTTCACCGGCAGCGCCGCCATCGCAGAGGTTCTCCTGAACGCCCGCTGCGACCTCCATGCTGTCAACTACCACGGGGACACGCCCCTACACATTGCAGCCCGGGAGAGCTACCACGACTGTGTGCT CTCAACCGCAAGCTGCGGCTCGGGGTGGGAAATCGGGCCATCCGCACTGAGAAGATCATCTGCCG GGACGTGGCTCGGGGCTATGAGAACGTGCCCATTCCCTGTGTCAACGGTGTGGATGGGGAGCCCTGCCCCGAGGATTACAAGTACATCTCGGAGAACTGCGAGACGTCCACCATGAACATCGACCGCAACATCACCCACCTACAG CACTGCACGTGCGTGGATGACTGCTCCAGCTCCAACTGCCTGTGTGGCCAGCTCAGCATTCGCTGCTGGTATGACAAG GACGGGCGGCTGCTCCAGGAATTTAACAAGATCGAGCCGCCGCTGATTTTTGAGTGTAACCAGGCGTGCTCCTGCTGGAGAAACTGCAAGAACCGGGTAGTGCAGAGTGGCATCAA ggtgCGACTGCAGCTCTACCGAACAGCCAAGATGGGCTGGGGGGTCCGAGCCCTGCAGACCATTCCCCAGGGGACTTTCATTTGCGA ATATGTTGGCGAGCTGATCTCTGATGCTGAGGCTGATGTGAGAGAGGATGATTCATATCTCTTCGACTTAGACAACAAG GATGGAGAGGTGTACTGCATCGACGCCCGTTACTACGGCAACATCAGCCGCTTCATCAACCACTTGTGTGACCCCAACATCATCCCCGTCCGGGTCTTCATGCTGCACCAAGACCTGCGGTTTCCACGCATTGCCTTCTTCAGCTCCCGAGACATCCGGGCCGGGGAGGAACTGGG GTTTGACTATGGTGACCGCTTCTGGGACATCAAAAGCAAATATTTCACCTGCCAGTGTGGCTCTGAGAAGTGCAAGCACTCAGCTGAGGCCATTGCCCTGGAGCAGAGCCGCCTGGCCCGCCTGGATCCGCACCCCGAGCTGCTGCCTGAGCTCGGCTCCCTGCCCCCCGTCAACCCCTGA
- the EHMT2 gene encoding histone-lysine N-methyltransferase EHMT2 isoform X4 encodes MAAAAGAVAAATAEGEAPAEMGALVLEKEPRGATERVHGSLGDTPRSEEILPKANPDSLETAGPSSPASVTVTVGDEGADTPVGATPLIGDEPENLEGDGDLHGGRILMGHATKSFPSSPSKGGACPSRAKMSMTGAGKSPPSVQSLAMRLLSMPGAQGATAAGPEPPPATASPEGQPKVHRARKTMSKPGNGQPPVPEKRPPEVQHFRMSDDVHSLGKVTSDVAKRRKLNSGGGLSEELGSARGSREVTLEKGDPGSLEEWETVVGDDFSLYYDSYSVDERVDSDSKSEVEALAEQLSEEEEEEEEEEEEEEEEEEEEEEEEEDEESGNQSDRSGSSGRRKAKKKWRKDSPWVKPSRKRRKREPPRAKEPRGVNGVGSSGPSEYMEVPLGSLELPSEGTLSPNHAGVSNDTSSLETERGFEELPLCSCRMEAPKIDRISERAGHKCMATESVDGELSGCNAAILKRETMRPSSRVALMVLCETHRARMVKHHCCPGCGYFCTAGTFLECHPDFRVAHRFHKACVSQLNGMVFCPHCGEDASEAQEVTIPRGEGVTPPAGTAAPAPPPLAQDAPGRADTSQPSARMRGQGEPRRPPCDPLADTIDSSGPSLTLPNGGCLSAVGLPPGPGREALEKALVIQESERRKKLRFHPRQLYLSVKQGELQKVILMLLDNLDPNFQSDQQSKRTPLHAAAQKGSVEICHVLLQAGANINAVDKQQRTPLMEAVVNNHLEVARYMVQRGGCVYSKEEDGSTCLHHAAKIGNLEMVSLLLSTGQVDVNAQDSGGWTPIIWAAEHKHIEVIRMLLTRGADVTLTDNEENICLHWASFTGSAAIAEVLLNARCDLHAVNYHGDTPLHIAARESYHDCVLLFLSRGANPELRNKEGDTAWDLTPERSDVWFALQLNRKLRLGVGNRAIRTEKIICRDVARGYENVPIPCVNGVDGEPCPEDYKYISENCETSTMNIDRNITHLQHCTCVDDCSSSNCLCGQLSIRCWYDKGATAALPNSQDGLGGPSPADHSPGDFHLRNHHFLPNRYVGELISDAEADVREDDSYLFDLDNKDGEVYCIDARYYGNISRFINHLCDPNIIPVRVFMLHQDLRFPRIAFFSSRDIRAGEELGFDYGDRFWDIKSKYFTCQCGSEKCKHSAEAIALEQSRLARLDPHPELLPELGSLPPVNP; translated from the exons atggcggcggcggcgggagctgTAGCGGCGGCGACCGCCGAG gggGAGGCCCCCGCTGAGATGGGGGCGCTGGTGCTGGAGAAGGAGCCCAGAGGAGCCACCGAGAGAG TTCATGGCTCTTTGGGGGACACCCCTCGTAGTGAGGAGATCCTGCCCAAGGCCAACCCCGACTCCCTGGAGACTGCTGGCCCCTCATCCCCAGCCTCTGTCACGGTCACCGTCGGCGATGAGGGGGCTGACACCCCTGTAGGGGCCACACCACTCATTGGGGATGAACCCGAGAATCTCGAGGGAGATGGGGACCTTCATGGGGGCCGCATCCTGATGG GCCATGCCACGAAGTCATTCCCGTCTTCCCCCAGTAAGGGGGGTGCTTGTCCCAGCCGAGCCAAGATGTCAATGACAGGGGCCGGAAAATCACCCCCATCAGTCCAGAGTTTGGCTATGAGGCTGCTGAGTATGCCGGGGGCCCAGGGGGCAACAGCAGCAGGGCCTGAACCCCCTCCGGCCACAGCCAGCCCGGAGGGGCAGCCCAAGGTCCATCGAGCCAGGAAAACCATGTCCAAACCAGGAAATGGACAG cccccagtccctGAGAAGCGGCCCCCTGAAGTGCAGCATTTCCGCATGAGTGATGACGTGCACTCGCTGGGGAAGGTGACCTCAG atGTGGCCAAAAGGAGGAAGCTGAACTCAGGAGGTGGCCTG TCAGAGGAGTTGGGCTCTGCACGGGGTTCGAGAGAAGTGACCCTGGAGAAGGGGGACCCCGGGTCCCTGGAGGAGTGGGAAACGGTGGTGGGGGATGACTTCAGCCTCTACTACGACTCCTACTCTGTGGATGAGCGGGTGGACTCTGACAGCAAG TCTGAGGTTGAAGCTCTGGCTGAACAACtgagtgaggaagaggaagaggaggaggaggaagaagaggaggaggaagaggaggaggaggaagaggaagaagaagaggaagatgaagagtCAGGCAATCAGTCTGACAGG agTGGTTCCAGTGGCCGGCGCAAAGCCAAAAAGAAATGGCGGAAGGACAGCCCGTGGGTGAAGCCATCACGGAAACGGCGGAAGCGGGAGCCTCCGAGGGCCAAGGAGCCACGAG gAGTGAATGGTGTGGGCTCCTCAGGCCCCAGTGAGTACATGGAGGTCCCTCTGGGGTCCCTGGAGCTGCCCAGCGAGGGGACCCTCTCTCCCAACCACGCTG GGGTGTCCAATGACACGTCTTCGCTGGAGACAGAGCGTGGGTTTGAGGAGTTGCCCCTCTGCAGCTGCCGCATGGAGGCACCCAAGATAGACCGCATCAGCGAGAGAGCGGGGCACAAGTGCATGGCCACGGAGAGTGTGGATGGAGAG CTATCGGGCTGCAACGCTGCAATCCTCAAGCGGGAGACCATGAGACCGTCCAGCCGCGTGGCACTGATGGTGCTCTGTGAGACCCACCGCGCCCGCATGGTCAAACACCACTGCTGCCCAGGCTGTGGCTACTTCTGCACGGCG GGCACCTTCCTGGAGTGTCACCCCGACTTCCGAGTGGCCCACCGCTTCCACAAGGCCTGTGTGTCCCAGCTGAACGGGATGGTCTTCTGTCCCCACTGTGGGGAGGACGCATCTGAGGCCCAGGAGGTGACCATCCCCCGGGGGGAAGGGGTGACCCCACCGGCTGGCactgcagcccctgcccccccgcccctgGCCCAGGATGCCCCTGGGAGAGCGGACACTTCCCAGCCCAG TGCCCGGATGCGCGGACAGGGGGAGCCCCGGCGTCCACCCTGCGACCCCCTGGCTGACACCATCGACAGCTCGGGGCCCTCCCTAACCCTGCCCAATGGGGGCTGCCTCTCAGCTGTGGGTCTGCCACCTGGCCCAGGCCGGGAGGCCCTGGAAAAGGCCCTGGTCATCCAGGAGTCAGAGAG GCGGAAGAAACTCCGTTTCCACCCCCGGCAGCTGTACCTGTCCGTGAAGCAAGGGGAGCTGCAGAAGGTGATCCTGATGCTGT TGGACAACCTGGACCCCAACTTCCAGAGCGACCAGCAGAGCAAGCGCACGCCCCTGCACGCGGCTGCCCAGAAGGGCTCTGTGGAGATCTGCCATGTACTGCTGCAG GCTGGAGCGAACATCAATGCTGTGGACAAGCAGCAGCGGACGCCGCTGATGGAGGCCGTGGTGAACAACCACCTGGAGGTCGCTCGCTACATGGTGCAGCGCGGGGGCTGCGTCTACAGCAAG GAGGAAGACGGCTCCACCTGCCTCCACCACGCAGCCAAAATTGGGAATCTGGAGATGGTCAGCCTGCTGCTCAGCACGGGACAGGTGGACGTCAACGCCCAG gaCAGTGGGGGGTGGACGCCCATCATCTGGGCCGCAGAGCACAAGCACATCGAGGTGATCCGCATGCTGCTGACACGGGGCGCCGACGTCACCCTCACAGACAAC GAGGAGAACATCTGCCTGCACTGGGCCTCCTTCACCGGCAGCGCCGCCATCGCAGAGGTTCTCCTGAACGCCCGCTGCGACCTCCATGCTGTCAACTACCACGGGGACACGCCCCTACACATTGCAGCCCGGGAGAGCTACCACGACTGTGTGCT GTTGTTCCTGTCACGCGGGGCAAACCCTGAGCTGCGGAACAAGGAGGGGGACACGGCGTGGGACCTGACCCCTGAGCGCTCTGACGTGTGGTTTGCACTCCAGCTCAACCGCAAGCTGCGGCTCGGGGTGGGAAATCGGGCCATCCGCACTGAGAAGATCATCTGCCG GGACGTGGCTCGGGGCTATGAGAACGTGCCCATTCCCTGTGTCAACGGTGTGGATGGGGAGCCCTGCCCCGAGGATTACAAGTACATCTCGGAGAACTGCGAGACGTCCACCATGAACATCGACCGCAACATCACCCACCTACAG CACTGCACGTGCGTGGATGACTGCTCCAGCTCCAACTGCCTGTGTGGCCAGCTCAGCATTCGCTGCTGGTATGACAAG ggtgCGACTGCAGCTCTACCGAACAGCCAAGATGGGCTGGGGGGTCCGAGCCCTGCAGACCATTCCCCAGGGGACTTTCATTTGCGA AACCACCACTTCCTGCCCAACAGATATGTTGGCGAGCTGATCTCTGATGCTGAGGCTGATGTGAGAGAGGATGATTCATATCTCTTCGACTTAGACAACAAG GATGGAGAGGTGTACTGCATCGACGCCCGTTACTACGGCAACATCAGCCGCTTCATCAACCACTTGTGTGACCCCAACATCATCCCCGTCCGGGTCTTCATGCTGCACCAAGACCTGCGGTTTCCACGCATTGCCTTCTTCAGCTCCCGAGACATCCGGGCCGGGGAGGAACTGGG GTTTGACTATGGTGACCGCTTCTGGGACATCAAAAGCAAATATTTCACCTGCCAGTGTGGCTCTGAGAAGTGCAAGCACTCAGCTGAGGCCATTGCCCTGGAGCAGAGCCGCCTGGCCCGCCTGGATCCGCACCCCGAGCTGCTGCCTGAGCTCGGCTCCCTGCCCCCCGTCAACCCCTGA
- the EHMT2 gene encoding histone-lysine N-methyltransferase EHMT2 isoform X3 — protein MAAAAGAVAAATAEGEAPAEMGALVLEKEPRGATERVHGSLGDTPRSEEILPKANPDSLETAGPSSPASVTVTVGDEGADTPVGATPLIGDEPENLEGDGDLHGGRILMGHATKSFPSSPSKGGACPSRAKMSMTGAGKSPPSVQSLAMRLLSMPGAQGATAAGPEPPPATASPEGQPKVHRARKTMSKPGNGQPPVPEKRPPEVQHFRMSDDVHSLGKVTSDVAKRRKLNSGGGLSEELGSARGSREVTLEKGDPGSLEEWETVVGDDFSLYYDSYSVDERVDSDSKSEVEALAEQLSEEEEEEEEEEEEEEEEEEEEEEEEEDEESGNQSDRSGSSGRRKAKKKWRKDSPWVKPSRKRRKREPPRAKEPRGVNGVGSSGPSEYMEVPLGSLELPSEGTLSPNHAGVSNDTSSLETERGFEELPLCSCRMEAPKIDRISERAGHKCMATESVDGELSGCNAAILKRETMRPSSRVALMVLCETHRARMVKHHCCPGCGYFCTAGTFLECHPDFRVAHRFHKACVSQLNGMVFCPHCGEDASEAQEVTIPRGEGVTPPAGTAAPAPPPLAQDAPGRADTSQPSARMRGQGEPRRPPCDPLADTIDSSGPSLTLPNGGCLSAVGLPPGPGREALEKALVIQESERRKKLRFHPRQLYLSVKQGELQKVILMLLDNLDPNFQSDQQSKRTPLHAAAQKGSVEICHVLLQAGANINAVDKQQRTPLMEAVVNNHLEVARYMVQRGGCVYSKEEDGSTCLHHAAKIGNLEMVSLLLSTGQVDVNAQDSGGWTPIIWAAEHKHIEVIRMLLTRGADVTLTDNEENICLHWASFTGSAAIAEVLLNARCDLHAVNYHGDTPLHIAARESYHDCVLLFLSRGANPELRNKEGDTAWDLTPERSDVWFALQLNRKLRLGVGNRAIRTEKIICRDVARGYENVPIPCVNGVDGEPCPEDYKYISENCETSTMNIDRNITHLQHCTCVDDCSSSNCLCGQLSIRCWYDKDGRLLQEFNKIEPPLIFECNQACSCWRNCKNRVVQSGIKVRLQLYRTAKMGWGVRALQTIPQGTFICEYVGELISDAEADVREDDSYLFDLDNKDGEVYCIDARYYGNISRFINHLCDPNIIPVRVFMLHQDLRFPRIAFFSSRDIRAGEELGFDYGDRFWDIKSKYFTCQCGSEKCKHSAEAIALEQSRLARLDPHPELLPELGSLPPVNP, from the exons atggcggcggcggcgggagctgTAGCGGCGGCGACCGCCGAG gggGAGGCCCCCGCTGAGATGGGGGCGCTGGTGCTGGAGAAGGAGCCCAGAGGAGCCACCGAGAGAG TTCATGGCTCTTTGGGGGACACCCCTCGTAGTGAGGAGATCCTGCCCAAGGCCAACCCCGACTCCCTGGAGACTGCTGGCCCCTCATCCCCAGCCTCTGTCACGGTCACCGTCGGCGATGAGGGGGCTGACACCCCTGTAGGGGCCACACCACTCATTGGGGATGAACCCGAGAATCTCGAGGGAGATGGGGACCTTCATGGGGGCCGCATCCTGATGG GCCATGCCACGAAGTCATTCCCGTCTTCCCCCAGTAAGGGGGGTGCTTGTCCCAGCCGAGCCAAGATGTCAATGACAGGGGCCGGAAAATCACCCCCATCAGTCCAGAGTTTGGCTATGAGGCTGCTGAGTATGCCGGGGGCCCAGGGGGCAACAGCAGCAGGGCCTGAACCCCCTCCGGCCACAGCCAGCCCGGAGGGGCAGCCCAAGGTCCATCGAGCCAGGAAAACCATGTCCAAACCAGGAAATGGACAG cccccagtccctGAGAAGCGGCCCCCTGAAGTGCAGCATTTCCGCATGAGTGATGACGTGCACTCGCTGGGGAAGGTGACCTCAG atGTGGCCAAAAGGAGGAAGCTGAACTCAGGAGGTGGCCTG TCAGAGGAGTTGGGCTCTGCACGGGGTTCGAGAGAAGTGACCCTGGAGAAGGGGGACCCCGGGTCCCTGGAGGAGTGGGAAACGGTGGTGGGGGATGACTTCAGCCTCTACTACGACTCCTACTCTGTGGATGAGCGGGTGGACTCTGACAGCAAG TCTGAGGTTGAAGCTCTGGCTGAACAACtgagtgaggaagaggaagaggaggaggaggaagaagaggaggaggaagaggaggaggaggaagaggaagaagaagaggaagatgaagagtCAGGCAATCAGTCTGACAGG agTGGTTCCAGTGGCCGGCGCAAAGCCAAAAAGAAATGGCGGAAGGACAGCCCGTGGGTGAAGCCATCACGGAAACGGCGGAAGCGGGAGCCTCCGAGGGCCAAGGAGCCACGAG gAGTGAATGGTGTGGGCTCCTCAGGCCCCAGTGAGTACATGGAGGTCCCTCTGGGGTCCCTGGAGCTGCCCAGCGAGGGGACCCTCTCTCCCAACCACGCTG GGGTGTCCAATGACACGTCTTCGCTGGAGACAGAGCGTGGGTTTGAGGAGTTGCCCCTCTGCAGCTGCCGCATGGAGGCACCCAAGATAGACCGCATCAGCGAGAGAGCGGGGCACAAGTGCATGGCCACGGAGAGTGTGGATGGAGAG CTATCGGGCTGCAACGCTGCAATCCTCAAGCGGGAGACCATGAGACCGTCCAGCCGCGTGGCACTGATGGTGCTCTGTGAGACCCACCGCGCCCGCATGGTCAAACACCACTGCTGCCCAGGCTGTGGCTACTTCTGCACGGCG GGCACCTTCCTGGAGTGTCACCCCGACTTCCGAGTGGCCCACCGCTTCCACAAGGCCTGTGTGTCCCAGCTGAACGGGATGGTCTTCTGTCCCCACTGTGGGGAGGACGCATCTGAGGCCCAGGAGGTGACCATCCCCCGGGGGGAAGGGGTGACCCCACCGGCTGGCactgcagcccctgcccccccgcccctgGCCCAGGATGCCCCTGGGAGAGCGGACACTTCCCAGCCCAG TGCCCGGATGCGCGGACAGGGGGAGCCCCGGCGTCCACCCTGCGACCCCCTGGCTGACACCATCGACAGCTCGGGGCCCTCCCTAACCCTGCCCAATGGGGGCTGCCTCTCAGCTGTGGGTCTGCCACCTGGCCCAGGCCGGGAGGCCCTGGAAAAGGCCCTGGTCATCCAGGAGTCAGAGAG GCGGAAGAAACTCCGTTTCCACCCCCGGCAGCTGTACCTGTCCGTGAAGCAAGGGGAGCTGCAGAAGGTGATCCTGATGCTGT TGGACAACCTGGACCCCAACTTCCAGAGCGACCAGCAGAGCAAGCGCACGCCCCTGCACGCGGCTGCCCAGAAGGGCTCTGTGGAGATCTGCCATGTACTGCTGCAG GCTGGAGCGAACATCAATGCTGTGGACAAGCAGCAGCGGACGCCGCTGATGGAGGCCGTGGTGAACAACCACCTGGAGGTCGCTCGCTACATGGTGCAGCGCGGGGGCTGCGTCTACAGCAAG GAGGAAGACGGCTCCACCTGCCTCCACCACGCAGCCAAAATTGGGAATCTGGAGATGGTCAGCCTGCTGCTCAGCACGGGACAGGTGGACGTCAACGCCCAG gaCAGTGGGGGGTGGACGCCCATCATCTGGGCCGCAGAGCACAAGCACATCGAGGTGATCCGCATGCTGCTGACACGGGGCGCCGACGTCACCCTCACAGACAAC GAGGAGAACATCTGCCTGCACTGGGCCTCCTTCACCGGCAGCGCCGCCATCGCAGAGGTTCTCCTGAACGCCCGCTGCGACCTCCATGCTGTCAACTACCACGGGGACACGCCCCTACACATTGCAGCCCGGGAGAGCTACCACGACTGTGTGCT GTTGTTCCTGTCACGCGGGGCAAACCCTGAGCTGCGGAACAAGGAGGGGGACACGGCGTGGGACCTGACCCCTGAGCGCTCTGACGTGTGGTTTGCACTCCAGCTCAACCGCAAGCTGCGGCTCGGGGTGGGAAATCGGGCCATCCGCACTGAGAAGATCATCTGCCG GGACGTGGCTCGGGGCTATGAGAACGTGCCCATTCCCTGTGTCAACGGTGTGGATGGGGAGCCCTGCCCCGAGGATTACAAGTACATCTCGGAGAACTGCGAGACGTCCACCATGAACATCGACCGCAACATCACCCACCTACAG CACTGCACGTGCGTGGATGACTGCTCCAGCTCCAACTGCCTGTGTGGCCAGCTCAGCATTCGCTGCTGGTATGACAAG GACGGGCGGCTGCTCCAGGAATTTAACAAGATCGAGCCGCCGCTGATTTTTGAGTGTAACCAGGCGTGCTCCTGCTGGAGAAACTGCAAGAACCGGGTAGTGCAGAGTGGCATCAA ggtgCGACTGCAGCTCTACCGAACAGCCAAGATGGGCTGGGGGGTCCGAGCCCTGCAGACCATTCCCCAGGGGACTTTCATTTGCGA ATATGTTGGCGAGCTGATCTCTGATGCTGAGGCTGATGTGAGAGAGGATGATTCATATCTCTTCGACTTAGACAACAAG GATGGAGAGGTGTACTGCATCGACGCCCGTTACTACGGCAACATCAGCCGCTTCATCAACCACTTGTGTGACCCCAACATCATCCCCGTCCGGGTCTTCATGCTGCACCAAGACCTGCGGTTTCCACGCATTGCCTTCTTCAGCTCCCGAGACATCCGGGCCGGGGAGGAACTGGG GTTTGACTATGGTGACCGCTTCTGGGACATCAAAAGCAAATATTTCACCTGCCAGTGTGGCTCTGAGAAGTGCAAGCACTCAGCTGAGGCCATTGCCCTGGAGCAGAGCCGCCTGGCCCGCCTGGATCCGCACCCCGAGCTGCTGCCTGAGCTCGGCTCCCTGCCCCCCGTCAACCCCTGA